The DNA segment GTGGTAACATCATCGCCGCATAACCGCCATAACTGATCCCAAAGGTACAAACATTGTTTTCATCAATATTTGGTTTTGCCATCACTTGCTCTGCTGCCTGATAAATATCTGTTAACATTAAACCGCCAAACTGTTTTTTACCCGCATCCCTTAATTCAGTTGTATAGCCGCTAGAGCCACGAAAGTTCACTTGTAATACTGCATAACCGTTCGCCACTAACAGTTGCGTCACCGGGTTATAGTAACGATTATCGTAGACATCAATCGGACCACCGTGTGGCATAATTATTAATGGGTAGTTTTTTCGCTCTGTAGTAGGCATGGTCAATAAGTAAGGAATTTGTAAGCCCTCAACCTCAACCGTGCTTTCTAGCAAGTTACTGCTAAGTTGATTATTCAAGTCAGGATTCACAGCCCCAATATGCACAACGTTATTGTGCGGTGCTTGTACTAAATAGAACTCTCCAGGGTGGTCATGACTTTCACCGTAATAAATACTCGAGCTATTATCTACAGAGGTAGATATTTCAGCGATTAATGACAGTGTTTTGCCGAAATCAAATTTCTCTTTAGCGTTATTATTAGCAATATATACGGTATCAATTTTACCTTCATTGAGTACTTTAATTGCCGCTAGAGCATCATCTTTGGTCAAAGTCACATCAACAATTTTATAAGAGTCGGCCTGATAAACAACACTCTCTTTACCGGTTTCAAAATTTACTTTATAAACAACTCTTTGCTGCTCTGCATTAAAATCTAAACAGTAATAACTATTTTCTTCGCCTGCATAGGCGATTGGCAACAATTTAGCAGCGTCTTTTGCATCATCCTCTTCTTTAAATTGCCAAGTATGAATCACTTTCGTTTCATTATCGTTGCTAAACTGGGTTAAATTCCATTCCCCTTCTCGGCTTAGGTTAAAAGCCGCTTTTATCTCGCCTGACTGGTCTAAAAACCAACGGGTAGCAAAACCTTTTAAACTGACGACTTCATTCGATTTTTTAAACTGACCACCATCGACTTTATGCAACTTACTCAGCTTTTTACCATGTAACGCTAATTTATCAATTTTTAAGGTATACACTTTGGAAGACAGTCCGGACTTAGCATAAAGAAACTCATTTGCCCGCTCGGGTAATGGGTGAATTAATGAACCTTTAGTTTTCACCGAAAACACGTTTACTTGCTCATTATCTGGTCGTTGCAAAATCAACAGACGTTGTACAGATTTTGTGTCTAAAAGTCCTGCAACGCCTTTTTTGATTTCGATAAACTGAGCTGCCAAATGATTATCATCAATCCATGCAATATTACTTATTTTAGCTTCAAATTTACTAAATTCGGCTAAATTCAACCATAAGGTTTGCTGCTTGGTATCACTATCAATTAAAACTATATTCTGAGTATCATTAATAAAACGCAACGCGGCAATGTTCTCGCCATTGGGGCTTATTTGTGCCTGTAACATATCTGGATGTTGAAAGAATAATTTAGTATCTATCGATGCCGCAGCCTGTAATGGCATTACCACTAGAAAAAATACAACCAAACTGAAAGCTTTACTATTTAACATCAGTTGCCCCCCATTCAGCAAAAAAGTCATCGCGATAGCCACTACCACTCACCAATGGATATTGTTCAATCAATCCCGCAAGAGAACCGTTAATTTCTTTCTGCTCTGTTGCAAAGCGGTTGAATAGGTTTACCTTCATAAAATCAGTACCACGTTCGGCCGAAATATTAATTTCGCCGACATAATTTATTTTCCCAGGTTCGATATTAAAGCGCCAACTTGCTAACTCTTTAGTTGGTCGCCAGTAAGGCAAATTATAAAAAGGCGCATTAACACGAGTGATTTGATACCCACCAGCTAATAGCGGTAACAAATAGAATTCATTGTCAGTATTTTTCAAATTTAGTAAATATTTTTGACCTAACAACAGGGTGTCGTTATCAAAAAGGAAGCGTACTCTATTTTCTTTAATTTTAGCAAAATTAATGGAAGCAGCATCATGATTAACATTTAACTTAACCAGTAAAAAACCTTGATTTTTTGACAGCCTGTTTTCGGCCACTAGTTCTGTTATTTGCTCGATGGGTTTTAATGTTTTCTCTTGTTCTACGCCAAAGGTATTGCTGGTTGTAAAAAGGCTACAAAATAACAGCGTAGATAATATTTTTTTTAATTCCATTTTAATATTTTATTCATTTTTTTTTATAAAGATAAAATAAACTATTTAATCCGTTAACACCATGATAACCTTTTGCTAACCCAAAATATTTCATCAAAAAATAATAAAAACGGAGTTTGAATATGGGAGTTTTCTCACTATTTTTAAAAGCACGATTTAATCGTTTTCTACTGCTTACAGGCTTTATCTTATTAAGTGGTTGTTCGAGTCAGATAAACATTAATGAACCGCTCACGGCAAAAACGAAAATAGACCAGCAACAAGGTGTTGTTGTGGTGAGAGTGATTAACGCCTCATCATATCCCTTGCCGTTTAATCACCTCACTATCGCCCCTAAGAACTTGAATGAATCTAAAAATGTAAAGTTTGAGCGATTAGTGTCGTTAAAAACTCATACAACTGACAGTAATATCTTTTCTTCGGCGATTAAGGCTGGTAGTTACTCTTTAAGTTCAGTTTCGTCATTCCATCGAAATGGCGATTATTTTTATTCCCGTGGTGCCGGTGCTGAAATAAAATTTGGTACATTTGAAGTTGAACAAGGCAAAATCACAGATTTAGGCACCATAATTTACTATCCAAAGCCGCAAGATGATAAATACATAAACACCTTAACAAGATTAGAAGGCACACAATCGGTTGAAGTATTAAACAAGTTCTTCCCTTTTTATAATTATGATATGAATCAGGTTTTAACTTGGAATGAAGATGAGTTAGACGAAGAGCGTTATTCAACGTATGTTTCAATCGCACAAAACCCGGTAACCTTTAATCATAAATACGCTGCTCCAGATGGTTCTATGTATTTTATCGGAAAATTAGGGGTCATAATTAAGCGTAGCGCTGAGGGAGAATGGGAGATAGACGCCGTAGATAGTAACGTCGATTTGAATACTATTAAACAATCTCAGAATGGTGATTTAATTGTTGCCGGTAATGAAGGAGTGGTTTTCTTTAAAAAATTTGGTGGCGAATGGCAAGATATATCCCTAACAACAACTAGCAATATCAAACAAATTGAAATCACCAATAACCACGCTGAACTGATGAGTTTTCAAACCACTACGGCTGAAATTTATCGCGCTAATTTAACAGAAGACACGCCAAAGTGGCTAAAAATGGCGAGTTACACAACATTTTCAGGTTGGAAAGACGGTGACGGTAATACCCAACAAATATCCGTAATTGGCAAAAAAGATAAAACGACAACCAAACGTAAAGTGAGAGAAATATTTAATATTCAAACTCATAAACTGCTCGACCAACATGTTGTTTCGATCACCTACGGTAGCAACTATGATTTAGCCGCATTTGGAGATGGTTACAGTAAAGACTTCACTTTTGATCCTGAAACCTGGGAAGTTAAAACTGAGGAGAATTCAGCTGATATCGTTAAAACCATTCAAGCAGGTCATGCCAAGATAGCAATCGAAAAAGCGAGCTACTGGTCATTAACTGGTAAGCCTAGTATGTATACTGTCGACGAGACTGGTATGCAAAAAAATGAACTCAGTACTGTAATTAAGTCCTGCAATGAAGGTTATACCTTAGGTAAAAAGATCTGTTTTAAAGGCAAAGAGCATGAAAAAATTAAACGTGAATCGTTTAACTTCGTTTCTATTCCATGGTTTTTAAATGAACAGGAAGCGTTCAGTATCGTGTCATTTAGACATTATAATTTCTTTGCAGGCCCGGCCAAAACAGAATATAAAATACTTAAAACCAACGATGGTGGTAATAATTGGGTGAAAACAGACTTGGAATTACCTAATGAATATTGCATGGATATAGTATCGCAAGTAAAAGATAGAATTTTACTTTCTTGTGATGGTGTTTCTGGTGATTTTTACGAATCTTCAGATTTTGGTGAGACATGGCAACATGTTCGCCAACATGAGAACTTTTAATCTGAATTGATAAAGTAGTACAAACCTATTGCCGTTTTCAACATGGAAGTTTGCATTCCGTCATCTATGAAGTAAAAAGCCGAACTTTTAGGTTCGGCTTTTTCAGTTTATCAACAAGTGAATGATTATTTGTTTTGTAAATAAATAGAGTTCACTTCAGCGCCATCAGCAGTTTCAGACTCATCAGCAGAGCTTTCTTTAACGTCTGCCTTAACTTCAGCTTTGGTTTTAACTTTTTTCTTGCTCAACGCTTCTTTTTCAGCAAGCTCTTCTTCTTCAAGAGCAAGTTCAAAATCAAATTTCAGTCTATCTGATTTATTTGCCAGTTCTTCTTCAGCATCATCAGTTTCTAACTGTTCTAGCTCTTGCAAGTCACTTATTGCTTTTTCTTGCTCAGCTTCACTTAGTGTAAATGACTGTTCATTTTCTTCTGTACTGTTAACTTGCTCATCTTCTTCGAGCGCAGCCTTGGCAGCAGCAAGTTCTGCTTTTTTCAATTTGTCTTTGTATTGTTCGGCTCGGTCTTCGTCGTGGCGTTTATTACGTGCTACGTGATTTGCTAACACTTGTTTCAGTTCATTTTCAGCCCAAACAACACCTTCAGCTTCACTGGCAAAACCAGTTTGGCGTTTCGACACAACTTTCTTTTTCGAGGTTGCTTGACGCTGAATTTCAGCAGTCCAACTATTATTGCGCTTTTCAACAACTCTAAATGTATATTTTGGTGCTTTACTCATGATAATTCCTGCGAGTTAATTTTATTCTTGCTCAGCATCATCGCTGTCATCAAACATTGGCATATCAAGGCCTAGTGCTCTTGCGCGTGCTTTTTCTTTACGCTCAAATTTAGCCGTTTCTTGTTTTTCTGCAAGAATATCAGCTTTCTCATCACGAATAGAACGTTGTTCACCATGGCGTTTGTTGCTGGTTTGCTGTGCACTAATAAAAGTAGCAAGCTCTTGCTCTGCCCAAGTAGTCGCTTCGGCTTCGCTAGAAAAGCCTTCTTGTTGTTTAGAAACCACTTTTTTCTTCGACGTGATTTGACGTTCTATTTTTGCAATCCAAGTCTTATCACCTTGCTCTACAACATTAACGCTATACTTTTGACTCTTTGCCATGTTCAACCTTACAAAACCTGTTAAATTTAGTTTAGAGGACTTTGCCCTCATAATGCCCGCTATTCTACGCTTTTATTGATCATTTCACAGCATAATAATAATACCAATTCTAATAAAAATGTAATTTTACCTGCTACTGCCAGTTTACATTTTCCACCAAGGTGTATTTTCAGTATACTGCGCGTCTTTTCCTAACTCGGACAATACAACAACTATGCGTTTATTAAGAACGACCACACACCCAGACATTAACAATTTGTGTGGCCGTAGTTTTCACCGCCAAGCCGCTCGTGGCATCATCTTAAACGGTGATGATATCCTACTGCTTTATACTGAGCGCTATCATGACTATACCCTACCTGGAGGTGGTGTAGATGAAGGTGAAAACTTAGAACAAGGCTTAATACGAGAATTAAAAGAAGAAACTGGCGCGGCTAATATTCGTAATATTGAAGCCTTTGGGCGCTATGAAGAATTTCGCCCTTGGTATAAAAACGATTTTGATATGGTTCACATGGAATCTTTTTGCTATACCTGCTCAATTGATGCAGAGCTGGGGGCAACACAATTCGAAGCCCATGAAATTCAAAATGGCATGACACCTAAATGGATCAACATCCATGAAGCTATAGAGCACAATGAACATACCATGGCAAATAGTGATAAAAAGGGTATGTCAATTGAGCGAGAAACGTTTTTATTGAAACTTATCGTTAAAGAGCTTTTAGCTTAAGCTATTAGCCACAACACTTTTTGTATTTTTTACCACTGCCACATGAGCAAGGATCGTTACGGCTTGGAGTTTTGTCAAACGTAGTAGTTGTAGGCTTGCTTAGTATGGTATTAAGCTCATTAATATTTTCATCTACCTTGCTGTCTACGGTTACGTTAGCAAACAGTTCATTATCGGCAACTAACGTTTCTATTTCCAACTTTCTTTCTTCGCTGGTAACCACAAGCGTCAATGGATTTTTTTCTGTACCAAGCTTAACGACACGTTTGGTATTATAACCCGTTTTCACATGGTTTACTCTGGTGTGAATACGCCCTTTGTAATACAGATCGTGCATGATGAACTCCGTTAACCTAATACTAAAAATTGGCGCGCATATTAACAGCTATTGTGCGCAACTGTTAGTTAATAATGACATTTTGATAGCCATACTTTGTATGGCTATCAAATATTATTTCTTCAACATTGATTTAAGATCGGCAAACGGGTTGTAGGTTGCAGTATCTTGGTTATTATCACCGGCTTTTACTTCTCTTGAATATTGATCTTGGTCGGTATATTTAGCATGCTCGTTGTCATGGCAATATATGCAAAGTAGCTCCCAGTTGCTGCCATCATTTGGGTTATTGGTATGGTCATGATCAATATGATGTACCGTTAACTCGCGAATATTAGAATACTCAAACTCACGCGCACAACGACCACACACCCACGGAAACAGCTTTAATGCACGGTCACGATAGCCCTGCTCTTTACTTTTATAATTAGCACTGGTGCCAAATCTATCTGAAGACATACTTCTCTCTTTATTAATTTTGTATGTTTAAAATAATATCGTTGATATAATCTCTAATACCAACACTAATAATTATTTAAACTAAAAATGACCTACATACCACTAGACGATATTAAACACGCTTGGGTGTTTCGCTTTAAAAATTTGCCAATTAGTGAGCAAGACTTCAAAAGTATTAAAGCCATGTCACCTGCACGTTCTAGTGCGTTATGGACACAGTTTATCAGTAAACAGGTAGATCATCCCGACTTTTTCAAAGAAGGGGACTGGCCATTTGATGATGCAAGCTGGACCGAAAAAGCCATGTGGGAAAAAGCTTGGGAAGGTGAAAACCCAGATTTACCAGAATTAATTACCGATCATTTAGACTGGCAAAATAATACTACGGTGTATTATTGCAACAGTAAAAAACAAGTATTGGAAACTACTTGGGCTGTATTTAAACGTTGCTGGAAAAACTTTTTAATGATGGACGATGGACCAATACTTATTGGTAAAAAACGTTCTGAAGTGGTGCAGTTTTTATCTGATGGAACCTTTAAAATTGGTCACAAGTAAAAAAACTAACATGCACCCACGTAACCGTCACAATGACGGTTATAATTTTAATGACCTAGTAAAAGCCTATCCAAAACTTAGCCCGTTTGTTCGTACTAATGAGTATCAAAATTTAAGCATCGACTTTAGTAGTAGCGAAGCTGTTAAAGCATTAAACGCGGCGCTGCTAGTGCATCATTATCAAGTTCAAGGTTGGGATATTCCAGATGGTTTTTTATGCCCGCCAATTCCAGGCAGAGTTGACTATATCCACTATTTAGCCGACTTATTAAAAGCCACTAATAACAACAAAATCCCGCACGGCAATAAGGTCAACGCCTTAGATATAGGCACTGGGGCAAGCTGTATTTACCCAATACTTGGTCAACGACAAAATGGCTGGCATTTTGTAGCCAGCGATATTGACCCAATTTCCATTGCGTCTGCCAACAAAAATATTGCCAACAATGACAACCTAACGGGCACTATTGAATGTCGACTGCAAGAAAATAACCAACACATCTTTACCAATATCATAAAAGAAGGCGAAAGCTTTGCAGTCACGCTATGCAACCCGCCGTTTCACTCATCTTTAGTTGAAGCAACAAAAGGCAGTGAAAGGAAATGGCAAAACTTAAACAAAAGCAGCGTAAGCAACAATGAAAACGAAAACGTTAAGTTAAACTTTGGCGGTCAAAAAGCAGAGCTTTGGTGCGACGGCGGCGAGCTAAAATTTATTCGTAAGATGATCAACGAGAGTAAACAGTACCAACAGCAGGTACTCTGGTTTAGCTGTTTAGTTTCTAAAAGCGAGAATGTTAAGCCGTTAAAACTAGCCTTAAAAAAATCCAAGGCGGTGCAAATAAAGGTCATTAAAATGGCGCAAGGCAATAAAATTAGCCGCTTTATTGCCTGGAGTTTTTTATCAATTGAGCAACAACAACATTGGTGCGCTGAACATTTCTAATGTGTACTAATACCGTTTAGCTTAATGTTGGTTTAGCCAACCGGCGACGTGGGGAAAATGATCGTTTCTCGCTTCTGGGCTGGTTAAAATATCTATGTGGCCATAATCAATGGCATTGCCGTTGCGCTTAGACAATAATGAAAACCTTGCAGTAGAGTTTTTAGACTCTTCAATAAAGTATTTAACGTCTACTTGGTTTCCTAAAATGGAATCATTTATACCGGTAATGTGCCATGTTGGCGGCCAAACTATGTCGCCTGCCGCCGATTGATAATCAAACCCATCACGAGGGTCATGCCATGGGCCTTTATTTACCCACTGAATACTATGTGCCAGTGACTGTTTAGTTTCATTGTCGGCACCAAACTTATATTTTACCGCATCGAAAAATCCTTTGCGTTTGGCCAATATAGGCGCAATACGGTTGTAAAATAAGTCGACTTTCAGCAGTTTTTCAAAACCACCAATGGTGATAGAGCGTTTCGTACCAAAACATAGGTTACTGCGTACTTTGCCTAGGTTTTCACTATGCCTTGCTAAAACGCTGGCAACCAACACGCCGCCCCATGAGTGTGAAACCAGATGCATTGCTTGACCGGTTTTATTAAACACATAATCTATTAATAACGGGATATCGTGGGTTATAGCTTCATACTGACCATAATCAGATTCAGCATTAATCAGCGGTGTGCTTAATCCTCTGCCGCGCAAGTCCATTACATACACATCAAAGCCCTGCTCAGCTAAATAGCAGGCCAAGCCTTTACCTTGTTCATTATAAAAGATACGGCCATTTTCAATTGCGCCATGCACCATTAATATTGGTGCACCACCGCTGTTCTTATAGATATGTTTTAAATGTAATTGATGACCTTGGTCTTCAATAAAAACGGACTCTTGCTTCATGGAAAAAGGGTTACCTTGCAATCTGGTATGACCAGATAATATACGGTGTTATTTATTCCAGTGCAAGCAAGTTATTTAATATGTTCAATGCTTTGAAAAACAGTCCACTTGATACCAAGTGCAACAGTGTAGGTGAACTTTTCTTGATAAAGGTCGCTTTCATCATTTTTAGCGCCATGCCATAAACCTAGCTGGGTACCAACAAACATCATTAAATTTTTGTTCAATTGAAAGCGATTGGCAATCGACACTTTGGTGCCTAGATAGCCACCTGAAGATTGAAAATAGTCTCGTTCACTATTTACGTACTGCTGATCAATATCATAAAAATACTGATGAGTTTTAGCACTGGCAAACGTTGGTGACACACTGAAGTAAAACCGAGAATCATCAAATAATAAATTTTCACTCTGGTACGCCACTTCCGGTTGAAATACATAACCGCGGTGATTGACGTTACTAAAGTCAGTTGAAAATACTGAGCGAAGTTGTAAATTCAACCAAGTGTCACTGCTCTTATTATCGTGCAGTAAAAAGCTCGCCTGAGGACCTATTTCAAACATAAAATCAAGATCAGGCATGCCTTCTCTAATTTTAGAGTCCTCTGAATCGGCATTGAATGCTGCGCCTAATGATACATCAAGTTTGAAGTGCTCTTTTTCTACCGCTATCGCTTTAATTACTGACTCATCACCTATGCGTATTTTCTCACCACGATAAATTACAAATGGCAACGGCAAAAATTTATTTTGATAATCTGTAGCCGCCGGATAAATCGGGCCACGAAACGCTGCAGAAAATACCCCAGCTTCCCAAACGGGTTTACCGGCAGACGTGTCAACACTTAATGCGCCACCTTGATTCGCCTGAGCTATGCTAATTAAGGCAAATGCACACAAAAATATAGAAATTTTTAATTGAAGATTCATCATCAATGATCGCCGCTTTTTTAATTATTAATGGATTGATGTCTGATTAACGCTGTACAAGTGCAGCATTAGAGTATGTTATCCCCTGCCAGCCAAGTTCAATAAACGTGCGAATATTTCCGTGGTCATCTGCATTAGGGTTAAGTAACACATCTTCTCGATAAAATTTGCCAAAGCAAGCCAAGGTTTGCTCTGCAGATAAATTATTTAATTGTGCAAAGGCAAATATTTTGCATGAGCCTTCATTGGTTCCGGCCTGGTTAACCAAGTCACCATTGGTAAAAGTTACCGGGGTATAGATGTAGTGTTCGTTGATAACGGTCATCACATCATTAAACTCAATTGTGTCAGGGGAGTGTTTTAGTTGCTGCAAAAAATCTGATAAAGCCATTGGTTTCTCAAAAATAAATTAATAATACAGGGCAGTATAAACCCCACTTTTGTTAGAACAAACGAAAAAATAGGATCATTTAGACGATTTTATCCGCTTTTATTAAACATTCATTTCCTTCATTATAACTCCAAGCTTAAAAGCACCCAATTAAACAATGAAATTAAGAGAGAGTCAGATGAAAATTATTGCCTTAGCCGCTACCTCAAGTTCAAAATCAATTAATAAAACATTGGTTACCTATGCCGCAAACTTAGTTGAAAACAGTGAAGTTGAAGTTTTAGATTTAAATGATTACGAATTGCCATTATTTAGTGAAGACAAAGAAGCTGAATTAGGTCAACCAGAGTTGGCGAAAGCATTTTTCGACAAGTTAGGTAGCGGAGACGCGATCATGATTTCATTTGCAGAGCATAATGGCAGCTATACTGCCGCATACAAAAACATTTTTGACTGGGCTTCTCGTATTGATCAAAAAGTTTTTCAAAATAAGCCTATGATTTTATTGTCAACCTCACCTGGTCCTGGTGGTGCTGGTAGCGTGCTTGCCGCAGCGACAGGCTCTGCACCTTATTTTGCCGGAGATGTAAAAGGCAGCTTTAAAATGCCAAGCTTTTACGACAACTTTGATATGCAAAACAACCAGTTCACTAACCCTGAATTACAGCAAGAATTAACTTCAGTAGTCGCTCAGCTTTAATTTCTTAACACAATAAAAAACGAGCTTACGCTCGTTTTTTATTTAATTAACTTGCTGCCGTTATCATATGAATATCTCTTTGCGGATACGGTATTTTAATACCGGCGTCATCCAACGCTTGATATATAGCCGCATTGGCTTGATATTTTGACTGATAAAAGTTTACTGTCGGCACCCATAGGCGTATGCCAAGTACGATAGCGTTATCGCCAAACTCATCAATACCAACTTGCGGCTTTTTCTGCTCACTACACGCGTCTAAATTTTCAATGATAGGCGTTAGTATATTAATGACTGTAAGGGGATCATGCTGATAAGCGATACCAACCGACAGTTCCAATAATGAATCATGCTCTGAGTTATGCAGCACTTCTCCAACAATGTGTTTGTTGGGAATGGTAATTTCAATGCCATCAGCATCGACTAAAATGGTATAAGCTAGTAAGACCTCTTTAACTATACCGGTTATGCCTTGTACTTTAATGGTATCGCCAACAACAAAAGGGCGAATAATAATGATATTAAAGCCAGCAGCGTAATTCGCTAATAAACCTTGCAGTGCCAGACCTACACCTAATGATAAAGCACCAATAGCGGCAATAAATGGGGTAAGGCTTATACCTAATTTTCCAAGTGCAATAATCGTTATTAATACAACGATAAGCATCTTCGTTGTGTTGCTGATAAAGCGACTTAAGGTCACATCTAATTTATGTCGTTCACAGAGTCTAAGAACCCAATTTGCAATTTTTCCAGCAAAGAAAAAACCTACTAAAAAAATTATAAAAGCGCCAATCAACTGAAAGGTGTAATTTGCGAAAAAATCCAAAGCGAGCTCATAAAGATGACTGATAAGATCAAGCTCCTCTTTAATTAGATCCTTAGCTTCAAATGTTTTCGCAGTTGAACTTGCGCTTTCGCTCGCTGCATCTGTCATCGTATATCTCATTATTGTTATAATTCAATACATTATAGGTGCTATTAAAAGTTATGGCGAATAACTAATCTGGTTTTTCCATATTTAACGAGCGAATTTCATCAACCGTTTGCTTGGCTAAACTTTCTAAATCCTTGCCATGTGGCTTAGGTTTCCTGGTGTCAGGATCAAGTGCGACAAAGACAATACTATCAGCTGAACAAATTGTCTTTTTAGTGGCTTTATTACGCACAACACAAGTGACAGTAATAGAGCTGCGACCCACTGATTTTGTTTTCAAACCAAATTCGACAATATCGCCTTGCATCGCTGGTGACTGAAAGCTAATTTCACTTATATGTTTAGTGACCAAACAGGTAGTCTCCAACTGACAAATAGCATATATTGCCGCCTCTTCGTCAATCCATTCTAATGCTCGACCACCAAATAACGAATTAGCATAATTTAAATCATTGGGCATAACCAAACGACGTGATAAAAAGCGCATATCAATTCCTAAACTGTTA comes from the Thalassotalea nanhaiensis genome and includes:
- a CDS encoding alpha/beta hydrolase family protein, whose translation is MLNSKAFSLVVFFLVVMPLQAAASIDTKLFFQHPDMLQAQISPNGENIAALRFINDTQNIVLIDSDTKQQTLWLNLAEFSKFEAKISNIAWIDDNHLAAQFIEIKKGVAGLLDTKSVQRLLILQRPDNEQVNVFSVKTKGSLIHPLPERANEFLYAKSGLSSKVYTLKIDKLALHGKKLSKLHKVDGGQFKKSNEVVSLKGFATRWFLDQSGEIKAAFNLSREGEWNLTQFSNDNETKVIHTWQFKEEDDAKDAAKLLPIAYAGEENSYYCLDFNAEQQRVVYKVNFETGKESVVYQADSYKIVDVTLTKDDALAAIKVLNEGKIDTVYIANNNAKEKFDFGKTLSLIAEISTSVDNSSSIYYGESHDHPGEFYLVQAPHNNVVHIGAVNPDLNNQLSSNLLESTVEVEGLQIPYLLTMPTTERKNYPLIIMPHGGPIDVYDNRYYNPVTQLLVANGYAVLQVNFRGSSGYTTELRDAGKKQFGGLMLTDIYQAAEQVMAKPNIDENNVCTFGISYGGYAAMMLPLNHPGKFKCAVNFAGVSDINLLLNQTSLSSKQAEWMKENIGDSMTEHEQLKAISPVYLAKKFQVPTFIGHGAKDEIVDIEHAYRMKLMLEKYNKPFEWLIDPEGTHSFGSPEQTVKFFDALLVFLNKHVNN
- a CDS encoding beta propeller repeat protein, producing MGVFSLFLKARFNRFLLLTGFILLSGCSSQININEPLTAKTKIDQQQGVVVVRVINASSYPLPFNHLTIAPKNLNESKNVKFERLVSLKTHTTDSNIFSSAIKAGSYSLSSVSSFHRNGDYFYSRGAGAEIKFGTFEVEQGKITDLGTIIYYPKPQDDKYINTLTRLEGTQSVEVLNKFFPFYNYDMNQVLTWNEDELDEERYSTYVSIAQNPVTFNHKYAAPDGSMYFIGKLGVIIKRSAEGEWEIDAVDSNVDLNTIKQSQNGDLIVAGNEGVVFFKKFGGEWQDISLTTTSNIKQIEITNNHAELMSFQTTTAEIYRANLTEDTPKWLKMASYTTFSGWKDGDGNTQQISVIGKKDKTTTKRKVREIFNIQTHKLLDQHVVSITYGSNYDLAAFGDGYSKDFTFDPETWEVKTEENSADIVKTIQAGHAKIAIEKASYWSLTGKPSMYTVDETGMQKNELSTVIKSCNEGYTLGKKICFKGKEHEKIKRESFNFVSIPWFLNEQEAFSIVSFRHYNFFAGPAKTEYKILKTNDGGNNWVKTDLELPNEYCMDIVSQVKDRILLSCDGVSGDFYESSDFGETWQHVRQHENF
- a CDS encoding DUF3622 domain-containing protein; its protein translation is MSKAPKYTFRVVEKRNNSWTAEIQRQATSKKKVVSKRQTGFASEAEGVVWAENELKQVLANHVARNKRHDEDRAEQYKDKLKKAELAAAKAALEEDEQVNSTEENEQSFTLSEAEQEKAISDLQELEQLETDDAEEELANKSDRLKFDFELALEEEELAEKEALSKKKVKTKAEVKADVKESSADESETADGAEVNSIYLQNK
- a CDS encoding DUF3622 domain-containing protein; translation: MAKSQKYSVNVVEQGDKTWIAKIERQITSKKKVVSKQQEGFSSEAEATTWAEQELATFISAQQTSNKRHGEQRSIRDEKADILAEKQETAKFERKEKARARALGLDMPMFDDSDDAEQE
- a CDS encoding NUDIX hydrolase — protein: MRLLRTTTHPDINNLCGRSFHRQAARGIILNGDDILLLYTERYHDYTLPGGGVDEGENLEQGLIRELKEETGAANIRNIEAFGRYEEFRPWYKNDFDMVHMESFCYTCSIDAELGATQFEAHEIQNGMTPKWINIHEAIEHNEHTMANSDKKGMSIERETFLLKLIVKELLA
- a CDS encoding PBPRA1643 family SWIM/SEC-C metal-binding motif protein, with the protein product MHDLYYKGRIHTRVNHVKTGYNTKRVVKLGTEKNPLTLVVTSEERKLEIETLVADNELFANVTVDSKVDENINELNTILSKPTTTTFDKTPSRNDPCSCGSGKKYKKCCG
- a CDS encoding YajD family HNH nuclease, translating into MSSDRFGTSANYKSKEQGYRDRALKLFPWVCGRCAREFEYSNIRELTVHHIDHDHTNNPNDGSNWELLCIYCHDNEHAKYTDQDQYSREVKAGDNNQDTATYNPFADLKSMLKK
- a CDS encoding DUF2947 domain-containing protein — translated: MTYIPLDDIKHAWVFRFKNLPISEQDFKSIKAMSPARSSALWTQFISKQVDHPDFFKEGDWPFDDASWTEKAMWEKAWEGENPDLPELITDHLDWQNNTTVYYCNSKKQVLETTWAVFKRCWKNFLMMDDGPILIGKKRSEVVQFLSDGTFKIGHK
- the rlmF gene encoding 23S rRNA (adenine(1618)-N(6))-methyltransferase RlmF, whose amino-acid sequence is MHPRNRHNDGYNFNDLVKAYPKLSPFVRTNEYQNLSIDFSSSEAVKALNAALLVHHYQVQGWDIPDGFLCPPIPGRVDYIHYLADLLKATNNNKIPHGNKVNALDIGTGASCIYPILGQRQNGWHFVASDIDPISIASANKNIANNDNLTGTIECRLQENNQHIFTNIIKEGESFAVTLCNPPFHSSLVEATKGSERKWQNLNKSSVSNNENENVKLNFGGQKAELWCDGGELKFIRKMINESKQYQQQVLWFSCLVSKSENVKPLKLALKKSKAVQIKVIKMAQGNKISRFIAWSFLSIEQQQHWCAEHF
- a CDS encoding alpha/beta fold hydrolase; protein product: MKQESVFIEDQGHQLHLKHIYKNSGGAPILMVHGAIENGRIFYNEQGKGLACYLAEQGFDVYVMDLRGRGLSTPLINAESDYGQYEAITHDIPLLIDYVFNKTGQAMHLVSHSWGGVLVASVLARHSENLGKVRSNLCFGTKRSITIGGFEKLLKVDLFYNRIAPILAKRKGFFDAVKYKFGADNETKQSLAHSIQWVNKGPWHDPRDGFDYQSAAGDIVWPPTWHITGINDSILGNQVDVKYFIEESKNSTARFSLLSKRNGNAIDYGHIDILTSPEARNDHFPHVAGWLNQH